From a region of the Triticum aestivum cultivar Chinese Spring chromosome 7D, IWGSC CS RefSeq v2.1, whole genome shotgun sequence genome:
- the LOC123170373 gene encoding protein DMP3-like — MASPSPSSTVIQMPPSPHTNGGTAGLAPATPEDAGDVPTTAPAAAAGPAASPTDKVMSSAANLAQLLPTGTVLAYQALSPSFTNHGKCFSSNQWLTAALVIILTISCILFTFTDSVLGRDQKLYYGIATPRGFNVFNFSDEEERQQWTPAEFRRLRIRPLDFVRAIFTALVFLTVAFSDVGLQNCFFPNAGMDTQELLKNLPLGIAFLSSFVFMIFPTKRKGIGYSDTTPRQKLT; from the coding sequence ATGGCGTCACCTTCTCCGTCTTCCACAGTGATCCAGATGCCTCCAAGTCCACACACCAACGGCGGGACAGCGGGCTTGGCTCCGGCCACGCCCGAGGACGCCGGCGACGTGCCAACCACAGCGCCCGCAGCAGCTGCTGGACCAGCAGCCAGCCCGACCGACAAGGTCATGTCGAGTGCCGCGAACCTCGCGCAGCTGCTACCGACGGGCACGGTGCTGGCGTACCAGGCGCTGTCCCCGTCCTTCACCAACCACGGCAAGTGCTTCTCCTCCAACCAGTGGCTCACCGCGGCGCTGGTGATCATCCTCACCATCTCGTGCATCCTCTTCACCTTCACCGACAGTGTACTTGGCCGCGACCAGAAGCTCTACTACGGCATCGCCACGCCGCGCGGTTTCAACGTGTTCAACTTCTCGGACGAAGAGGAGAGGCAGCAGTGGACTCCCGCTGAGTTCCGCAGGCTCCGCATCCGGCCGCTGGACTTCGTGCGCGCCATCTTCACGGCCCTGGTGTTCCTCACCGTAGCTTTCAGCGACGTGGGGCTGCAGAACTGCTTCTTCCCCAACGCTGGCATGGACACCCAGGAGCTTCTCAAGAACCTGCCTCTGGGCATTGCGTTTTTGTCCAGTTTTGTGTTCATGATCTTCCCCACAAAAAGGAAGGGCATCGGCTACAGCGACACCACCCCTCGCCAAAAGCTCACTTGA